A window of the Kosakonia radicincitans DSM 16656 genome harbors these coding sequences:
- a CDS encoding YbdK family carboxylate-amine ligase: MPLADFHVSDPLTLGIEVELQVVNPPGYDLSQDSSRLIDAMKSQVTGGEVKHDITESMLEIATGVCRDIHQAAHQFSAMQQIILQTAAAHHVQICGGGTHPFQKWQRQLVCEDERYARTVEMFGYLMQQATVFGQHVHVGCANGDDAIYLLHGLSRFVPHFIALSAASPYSQGSDTRYASSRLNLFSAFPDNGPMPWVANWQEFTGLFRRLSYTSMIESIKDLHWDIRPSPNFGTVEVRVMDTPLTLSHAINIAGLIQAVSHWLLAERPFKHQPQDYLLYKFNRFQACRYGLDGIITDVHSGEQHTIAEDLTRLLEKIAPWADRLHAGSALDELAARVKRGKNEAQLMRDFVADGGSLIGLVQKHAEIWAAG, encoded by the coding sequence ATGCCACTAGCCGATTTTCATGTTTCGGATCCGCTGACCCTCGGTATTGAAGTGGAATTACAGGTGGTTAACCCGCCGGGCTACGATTTAAGCCAGGACTCATCCCGGCTGATAGACGCGATGAAAAGCCAGGTGACTGGTGGCGAAGTGAAGCACGATATCACCGAAAGTATGCTGGAGATCGCCACCGGCGTCTGCCGCGACATCCATCAGGCGGCTCACCAGTTTTCCGCCATGCAGCAGATAATTTTGCAAACCGCGGCCGCTCACCACGTACAGATTTGCGGCGGCGGCACGCATCCGTTCCAGAAATGGCAGCGCCAGTTGGTGTGTGAGGATGAGCGCTATGCCCGCACGGTGGAGATGTTCGGTTATCTGATGCAGCAGGCAACAGTGTTTGGCCAGCATGTGCACGTCGGCTGCGCGAATGGCGACGACGCCATCTATTTGCTGCATGGCCTTTCCCGCTTTGTCCCGCACTTTATTGCGCTCAGCGCCGCTTCTCCCTACAGCCAGGGCTCCGACACCCGCTACGCCTCGTCGCGCCTCAATCTTTTCTCCGCCTTTCCGGATAATGGCCCGATGCCGTGGGTGGCAAACTGGCAGGAGTTTACCGGTCTGTTTCGCCGCTTAAGCTACACCTCAATGATTGAGAGCATTAAAGATCTGCACTGGGATATTCGCCCCAGCCCCAATTTTGGCACGGTTGAAGTGCGGGTGATGGACACGCCACTGACGCTTTCCCACGCCATTAATATTGCCGGACTTATTCAGGCAGTGTCGCACTGGCTGCTGGCCGAGCGCCCCTTTAAGCACCAGCCGCAGGATTACCTGCTGTATAAGTTCAACCGTTTCCAGGCGTGTCGTTACGGCCTGGACGGGATTATTACTGACGTTCACAGCGGCGAGCAGCACACCATTGCCGAGGATCTCACGCGTCTGCTGGAAAAAATCGCGCCGTGGGCCGACAGGCTCCATGCCGGTAGCGCACTGGATGAACTGGCAGCGCGAGTCAAACGCGGCAAGAATGAGGCGCAACTGATGCGCGATTTTGTAGCGGATGGCGGCTCATTAATTGGCCTGGTGCAGAAACATGCCGAAATTTGGGCGGCAGGATAA
- a CDS encoding ABC transporter substrate-binding protein, whose protein sequence is MLNQSFWRKHRIVAAIGALALAGGLQAQASTLRIAMTAADIPLTLGQPDQGFEGNRFTGIPLYDSLVEWDLSQGEKPSGLVPGLATEWHVDPQNQSRWIFTLRPGVKFHDGTEVNADAIVWNVGKVLDKAAPQYAPGQIGNTLSRMPTLTGAEKIDDHTVALTTSEPDALLPYNITNLFIVSPTAWQKIYDAVPASTGDTAARSKQAWTTFASQAVGSGPFKLEKLVPRQQLILDKNPDYWNKDRIPRVDKVVLIPLPEANARTAALLSKQVDWIEAPAPDAVDQIKAQGFKIYSNTQPHLWPWQFSFLEGSPWRDIRVRKAANLCLNRSELKSYLGGYMSEATGVYEEGNPWRGKPTFQIKYDPDTARKLMTEAGYSESKPLHVTVATSASGSGQMQPLPMNEYIQQSLKSCYFNVDIKVNEWNTLFTNWRLGAKDPSAQGVNAINVSAAVTDPYFGMIRFSTAKALPPTATNWGYFTSPETEKLAAAVKHAFTPAEMDKAAGELHAALVDQVPFLFVAHDVGPRAISPAVTGVVQPQSWFIDLSLVSKKE, encoded by the coding sequence ATGCTTAATCAATCTTTTTGGCGTAAACACCGTATTGTGGCCGCGATTGGCGCACTGGCGCTGGCAGGGGGATTACAGGCGCAGGCCTCAACATTGCGTATCGCCATGACCGCAGCGGATATCCCGTTAACGCTGGGCCAGCCTGACCAGGGTTTTGAAGGCAATCGCTTTACCGGTATTCCGTTATATGACTCGCTGGTGGAGTGGGATCTGTCGCAAGGCGAAAAACCGAGCGGGCTGGTGCCAGGGCTGGCAACCGAATGGCATGTTGATCCGCAAAACCAGAGCCGCTGGATCTTCACGCTGCGCCCTGGCGTGAAGTTTCACGACGGCACGGAAGTGAATGCCGACGCCATTGTCTGGAACGTGGGTAAAGTGCTGGATAAAGCCGCGCCGCAATATGCGCCGGGGCAAATCGGCAACACGTTGTCGCGTATGCCGACGCTGACCGGCGCTGAAAAAATTGACGATCACACGGTCGCGCTCACCACCTCAGAGCCGGATGCACTGCTGCCGTACAACATCACTAACCTGTTTATTGTCTCGCCGACGGCGTGGCAGAAAATTTATGACGCGGTTCCGGCTTCGACAGGCGATACCGCCGCACGCAGCAAACAAGCGTGGACCACCTTTGCCTCGCAGGCCGTCGGCAGCGGGCCATTCAAGCTGGAAAAACTGGTGCCGCGCCAGCAGTTAATCCTCGATAAGAACCCAGATTACTGGAATAAAGACCGCATTCCGCGCGTCGATAAAGTGGTGCTGATCCCGCTACCGGAAGCTAACGCCCGCACCGCCGCGCTGCTGTCGAAACAGGTGGACTGGATTGAAGCGCCAGCACCGGATGCGGTCGATCAGATCAAAGCGCAGGGTTTTAAAATCTACTCCAACACCCAGCCGCACCTCTGGCCGTGGCAGTTCTCATTCCTGGAAGGTTCGCCGTGGCGCGACATTCGTGTGCGCAAAGCCGCCAACCTCTGCCTCAACCGTTCCGAGCTGAAAAGCTATCTCGGCGGTTATATGTCCGAAGCGACCGGAGTGTATGAAGAGGGCAACCCGTGGCGCGGCAAACCGACATTCCAGATCAAATACGATCCCGATACCGCGCGTAAGTTGATGACCGAAGCAGGCTACAGCGAAAGCAAACCGCTGCACGTTACCGTGGCGACGTCCGCCTCGGGTTCCGGCCAGATGCAGCCGCTGCCGATGAATGAATACATCCAGCAGAGCCTGAAAAGCTGCTACTTCAACGTCGATATCAAGGTCAACGAGTGGAACACGCTGTTCACCAACTGGCGTTTAGGAGCGAAAGATCCGTCCGCACAGGGGGTTAACGCCATCAACGTCAGCGCTGCGGTGACCGACCCGTACTTCGGCATGATCCGCTTCTCTACCGCAAAAGCCTTGCCGCCTACCGCCACCAACTGGGGTTACTTCACCTCGCCGGAAACCGAAAAACTGGCGGCCGCCGTCAAACACGCTTTCACCCCGGCCGAGATGGATAAAGCCGCCGGTGAGCTGCATGCCGCGCTGGTGGATCAGGTGCCGTTCCTGTTTGTGGCGCACGACGTTGGCCCGCGCGCCATCTCCCCGGCCGTGACCGGCGTGGTGCAACCGCAGAGCTGGTTTATTGATTTAAGTCTGGTGAGCAAGAAAGAGTAA
- a CDS encoding ABC transporter permease, with product MISTLFYRVLLAIPTMLGVAVICFLLVQIAPGDPLVSVMPPDASEAMRQTLMQAYGFDKPLPVQFVHWLWRALHGDLGMSIATGRPVMSEVMTAVTYSLRLALLATLIGFVLGSLFGFVAGYFRNSIIDRVASLLSVFGVSVPHYWLGMLLVIVFCVKFALLPATGGGPIGETGWQWDWAHLQFMLLPAVTLSVIPTGIIARTVRSQVADILSQEFIVGLRARGLNESRIFLHVVKNAAPTALAVMGLQVGYLMGGSILVETVFSWPGTGLLLNTAIFQRDLPLLQGTIWVLALFFVLLNLLVDVLQTSLDPRIKRS from the coding sequence ATGATCAGCACACTTTTTTACCGCGTTTTGCTGGCTATTCCGACCATGTTAGGGGTAGCGGTAATCTGTTTTCTGCTGGTGCAAATCGCGCCGGGCGATCCGCTGGTATCGGTGATGCCGCCGGATGCGTCCGAAGCGATGCGCCAGACGCTGATGCAGGCCTACGGTTTTGACAAACCGCTGCCGGTGCAGTTTGTGCACTGGCTGTGGCGGGCGCTGCATGGCGATCTGGGTATGTCGATCGCTACCGGTCGTCCGGTAATGAGTGAGGTGATGACTGCCGTCACGTACTCATTGCGCCTTGCGCTACTGGCAACGCTGATTGGCTTTGTGCTCGGTAGCCTGTTTGGTTTTGTCGCGGGCTACTTTCGCAACAGCATTATCGATCGCGTGGCTTCGCTGCTATCGGTCTTCGGCGTCAGCGTGCCGCACTACTGGCTCGGCATGCTGCTGGTGATTGTGTTCTGCGTCAAGTTTGCGCTACTGCCCGCGACCGGCGGTGGGCCGATTGGCGAAACCGGCTGGCAGTGGGACTGGGCGCATCTGCAATTTATGCTGCTGCCCGCCGTCACGCTGTCGGTGATCCCCACCGGCATTATCGCCCGTACCGTGCGTTCGCAGGTGGCGGATATCCTGAGCCAGGAGTTCATCGTCGGGCTGCGCGCACGCGGCCTCAATGAATCACGCATCTTTCTGCATGTAGTGAAAAACGCCGCGCCGACCGCGCTGGCGGTCATGGGCTTGCAGGTTGGCTACCTGATGGGCGGCTCGATTCTGGTCGAAACGGTCTTTTCATGGCCCGGCACCGGGCTGCTGCTCAATACCGCCATCTTCCAGCGCGACCTGCCGCTCTTGCAGGGGACGATCTGGGTACTGGCGCTGTTCTTCGTGCTGCTCAATCTGCTGGTGGATGTGCTGCAAACCTCTCTCGATCCGCGCATTAAGAGGAGCTAA